In Eupeodes corollae chromosome 3, idEupCoro1.1, whole genome shotgun sequence, a single genomic region encodes these proteins:
- the LOC129951797 gene encoding uncharacterized protein LOC129951797, with translation MLKNSKNKNTLNHVNCLSGRIQSETHEQFQKPFIKKFPVTRTKRLEQFLWNEFYEEYIRSKQPSNVIVPFENQITEYTDEYAKFKRNDKEIDGQILAKDYPLYSNAAITYWNPNGRQSNFGRTLSISLPTSQQHEQMG, from the exons atgcttaaaaatagtaaaaataaaaatactcttAATCATGTAAATTGCTTAAGTGGAAGAATACAAAGTGAGACGCATGAACAATTTCAGaaaccatttattaaaaaatttccaG tgaCTCGAACCAAACGACTGGAACAATTCCTATGGAATGAATTTTACGAAGAATACATTCGTTCAAAACAACCATCGAATGTTATTGTTCCATTTGAGAACCAAATTACAGAATACACTGATGAATATGCAAAATTTAAACGGAACGATAAAGAAATTGATGGACAAATATTGGCAAAGGATTATCCACTTTATTCGAATGCAGCTATAACTTATTGGAATCCAAATGGACGACAGAGCAATTTTGGGAGAACTCTTTCAATTAGTCTACCAACTTCCCAACAACATGAACAGATGGGATAA
- the LOC129952654 gene encoding uncharacterized protein LOC129952654, giving the protein MDARDGSPSHILGLPIRSHTRIYVSYLIPSCAELFVYIVQFCADCAVSFQHFRYGQAFYGWITLMLILAPPVLCFIFVMTSAEQWSNPRHKNKIKFIGFQILSLLLFPIAAAYRFSRRIFWSIEALFHDNDDIERMHCLTKAGECSTCELYHLIQAYAQSAPQIILQLYHMLSQDLFRNYNTTTVQAISLIFAAIDLAAITVTYQRFESQKLAGRPYPWAVPKQIEIQKQRLLAAELLKKEQERQRRESERKISDFPESAKIMENFKLRHSGEENSSNTTTYKTFNKEKQNDSPLDIHVIGHDEVDNNGVNTELFDARSLGTPTNSTDDEKIQSNSPKLLKYFPSQATVVNVNAIEVINDIVPETPPPSLPPPELRTQTSTTSDSAARNRLSAMANRISTFRDMLWLNAQLYITENVPRPPKMLTTRLLEDKPPEDGRDVPPSFQPPSPPPPPSSSSLSNTQPHDETDFFIPRQYKIIKGIEQDDFAAKSVAFLGWLAFICMRMLALSTFCVFFTRAFLILIGAHYVLMLFWLSLESKFQDKLNRTLFYLLLAYVYVFVILEFRIKFRNIRVWYVGFFVVTMAENLVMTLSWWLFGEFESWWFGFMYDGIIYSGIIFSVTLIVYYCILRPREVIYLLPEDLKVEEGCREGPRENI; this is encoded by the exons atggacgCCCGTGACGGCAGCCCATCACATATTCTCGGTCTTCCTATTCGAAGTCATACGCGTATTTATGTTTCCTATCTCATTCCATCGTGTGCTGagttatttgtttacattgtgcAATTTTGTGCCGATTGTGCTGTGTCCTTTCAACATTTTCGCTATGGTCAAGCATTTTATGGATGGATTACATTGATGTTGATTTTAGCGCCACCTGTattgtgttttatatttgtcATGACATCAGCTGAGCAATGGTCTAATCCaagacataaaaataaaataaaatttatcggattccaaattttgagtttgttGTTATTTCCGATTGCTGCAGCTTACAG ATTTTCCCGTCGTATATTTTGGTCAATTGAAGCACTCTTCCATGACAACGATGACATCGAACGCATGCATTGCCTCACCAAAGCCGGGGAATGTTCAACATGTGAATTATATCATCTCATACAAGCCTACGCCCAATCAGCTCCACAAATCATCCTCCAATTATACCACATGTTATCTCAGGATCTCTTTCGGAATTACAATACAA CAACAGTCCAAGCCATCAGTTTAATATTTGCTGCAATCGATTTGGCAGCCATCACCGTCACCTATCAACGTTTCGAGAGCCAAAAACTTGCCGGTCGTCCCTATCCGTGGGCAGTTcccaaacaaattgaaatacaGAAGCAGCGCCTCCTAGCTGCTGAGCTacttaaaaaagaacaagaacGTCAACGACGTGAATCGGAACGGAAAATATCCGATTTTCCAGAAAGTGCTAAAATAATGGAGAATTTTAAATTGCGTCATAGTGGCGAAGAAAATTCTTCCAACACCACCACTTACAAGACtttcaacaaagaaaaacaaaatgattcacCACTTGATATCCATGTCATCGGTCACGACGAAGTAGACAATAATGGCGTGAATACCGAACTTTTTGATGCTCGTTCACTCGGTACACCGACGAATTCCACAGACGACGAAAAAATCCAATCGAATAGCCCAAAGCTCCTTAAGTATTTCCCAAGCCAGGCAACCGTGGTGAATGTGAATGCAATTGAAGTCATCAATGATATTGTACCGGAGACTCCACCACCTTCCTTGCCGCCGCCGGAACTTCGTACTCAGACTTCAACGACATCAGACTCTGCAGCAAGAAATCGATTATCCGCTATGGCAAATAGGATTTCTACTTTCAGGGACATGCTGTGGCTTAATGCTCAGCTATACATAACGGAAAACGTGCCACGACCTCCAAAAATGCTAACCACACGTTTATTGGAAGACAAACCTCCCGAGGATGGCAGGGATGTGCCACCCAGCTTTCaaccaccatcaccaccaccaccaccatcgtcgtcgtcgttgtctaaCACTCAGCCTCACGATGAAACTGACTTCTTCATCCCTCGAcaatataaaatcatcaaaggTATCGAGCAGGACGACTTTGCTGCCAAATCGGTCGCCTTTCTCGGGTGGTTGGCCTTCATTTGCATGCGAATGTTAGCCCTATCAACCTTCTGTGTCTTCTTTACACGGGCCTTCCTCATTCTAATTGGGGCTCATTACGTGCTCATGCTGTTTTGGTTGTCGCTCGAATCCAAATTCCAGGACAAACTTAACAGGACACTTTTCTATCTGCTCCTGGCGTATGTTTATGTATTTGTAATTCTTGAGTTCCGGATAAAATTCCGAAACATTCGGGTGTGGTATGTGGGCTTCTTTGTTGTCACAATGGCTGAAAATTTGGTGATGACATTAAGCTGGTGGTTGTTTGGGGAATTCGAGTCGTGGTGGTTTGGATTCATGTACGATGGGATTATTTATAGTGGAATTATATTCTCCGTCACgttaattgtttattattgtaTCCTAAGGCCCAGAGAGGTTATCTATCTTTTACCGGAAGATCTAAAAGTAGAAGAAGGTTGTAGAGAAGGACCTAgagaaaacatataa